The sequence below is a genomic window from Arachis ipaensis cultivar K30076 unplaced genomic scaffold, Araip1.1 Aipa1259, whole genome shotgun sequence.
TAGCCACTCTAAACTAACCAGTCCCCTATCAATGCGGCTACATGATTGCCCTCTGAACCAGGTGAATAAGCGATCAGTTATTGCCAAGTTCACTAACTCTATATCCTGTATCCACGATTTAAACTCTTCTGCGGACACTGTTAAAGAGGTAGCACCCTTTCTCTCTTCTACATGAGTTACCTCGTTAAAATCCCCCATATAACAGAACGGTACTTGGCATAACCCAGATAGGAAGCTCAACTCTTCCCACAAAATGAGTTTTTCTGCCCTTTCATGTGGCCCATAAACTAGACAGAAAGCACAGGAAAAGTTAGTTTTTAGCAGCACACCTTCCAAGCATATCCAGCGAGCCCCTTTATAACAGTTGTTCATCCGAAATACCATGTCGTCCCACATTAATAACAGTCCCCCCGCAGCACCAACCGAACCAACTAACTCCCATTTAACTGCGCCATTTCCCCACAGTTGCGCTATATCAAAATTTGTCACCATCTCTGTCTTAGTCTCTATCAAGCCTAGCATATGCACATTAAACTTTCTCCGAAAATTCTTAATCATACTTAGTTTACCAACCCCCTTCAATCCCCTAATATTCCAAGAACTAAAAATCATCGTATAGCACTTATACACACCTTTTTCCGATTCTTCGGCCGACTCCTCCGTGCTTTCTCCTTTCGCTTAGCCTGTTTTTTTTTCTGCTCAATTAACTCATTCTGTGCTTGTAGAATGGCCATGATGTCATCTTCCTCATCATACTGCACCGCTCCAGATTCTACTGCAAGCTTCCAGGCTTTTCAGTTTTCTTGCATATCAGCTGTCCATTTGTTCTCTGATGTTTCCGTCTCAGCTTCGCTCGCTGCATCAGGAGGGGCCCCTTGCACACCCGCTGAAACTCTCCCCTGAACACCAGTATCTAACTCTCCCTGACAGCCACTGTCCCTGCCCTCTGCCAACTCATCTCCCAAGCTAGCCCCATCCCCTTCCAACGGAGAGCGCGACACTCCCTTGCCGCTGACCTCAAAAGAACCAGTGCCATCCCCTGCACGACCTGGATTCCCCCCAACGAGATCCACTGCCCCTCCTCCCTCCACCAGCCGCGGCATCATCAGCACCATCCCTCACGCGAGAGCACTGCCTACCTCCCTCACCGGTGCCCCGCTCAACCCCTGTGCCCCCAGACTCGCCTCACCTTCCCCGGCCAGGTTTGTGTCTCGGCCCAGGTCTCCCTCAGCAACCTCACCCGCGACGTCAACAGCCTTGCACACGCCACCCATCCCCATCATCATGTGCGGCGACCCAGGGTGAGCATCCGCCTCCACAGTCATCGTCGTACTCACCAAGGCGAAGCCCCAATCTGCGTCTCTTCTCCTCCCCGCATCACACCTGACCACGCCGCCGTGGTCTCCTCCCCCAGCCTCATCGCCCAATGTAAACGGATCACCACTCCCATACCTACCCGATTGAGATCCTCCCTCCGCATTACCCACAACCCGCTTCGCAACAGGCCCAATCCGCATCCCCTTCACGGAACCAGCATGAGGAGTACATGGGCCTCGGGAAGTCAAGCCCAACGTTGCCCCCTTTGGCTTAGAGTAAACAAGCTGGGCCTTAGAGCTATTAGAGCCCAAACAAATCTGGCTTGTGATTTCTCCCACAGCAACCACCCGGTCCGCATTAAAGTCCCACGACTGAGTCCTCTCTGACGCATCTTCTTCAATCTCAGCCCTTCCTCCCCTGAGATCAGCAACCGTATTCTTGGCCGTTACAGAATTTGAATTCAAAGAACCGTTGCTCCATTCATCCAAAATATCGGCCGTAATTACGCTTCTGCCCTCTGGATCCCCTTCCATCCTATGCGGCAAGGCTACCTCCTCAGCCGCCGGACCCAACCACTCCCTCTTCATCGGATTTCGAGTACTGCTAATGCCCTCCATGCTCCCAGCAACCCCTGGCATCACATCAGTCACCACCACCCCCTCCAAAGAGCCATATTCATCACTGCCAAGTTCCTCAGCAATTACCTCAAACTCCGTTGACCCTACAGTTAAATAAAACCTTTCCGAAATAGATGCCACCCTCCAAGTATCGATCAGCATGCGACCAGCCCGGAGCGACAAACT
It includes:
- the LOC107624722 gene encoding uncharacterized protein LOC107624722; translated protein: MIFSSWNIRGLKGVGKLSMIKNFRRKFNVHMLGLIETKTEMVTNFDIAQLWGNGAVKWELVGSVGAAGGLLLMWDDMVFRMNNCYKGARWICLEGVLLKTNFSCAFCLVYGPHERAEKLILWEELSFLSGLCQVPFCYMGDFNEVTHVEERKGATSLTVSAEEFKSWIQDIELVNLAITDRLFTWFRGQSCSRIDRGLVSLEWLEEFPDTRLRGRPRGLSDHCPMILEVTRISRGPRPFRSLDSWFTHDGFLRMVKEEWRNLGEGQFIDKLKALTTPLSR